The Nerophis lumbriciformis linkage group LG34, RoL_Nlum_v2.1, whole genome shotgun sequence genome includes a window with the following:
- the gopc gene encoding Golgi-associated PDZ and coiled-coil motif-containing protein isoform X1 yields the protein MSASAGCSPAGHSSALSPGMSVFRWLEVLEKEFDKAFVDVDLLLGEIDPDQVDITYEGRQKMTSLSSCFAQLCHKAQTVFQLNHKLEAQLIDLRSELTEAKAERVVVEREVHDQLLQLHALQLQLHAKQGQDPESDSIKHRLPACTLEQMEQELEASKKEKLSEARLEADVRLYKKENEALRRHMAVLQAEVYGARLAAKYLDKELAGRVQQIQLLGRDMKGPAHDKLWNQLEAEIHLHRHKTVIRACRGRNDPNKPLPSPIGHDPDMLKKSQGVGPIRKVSLVKEDHEGLGISITGGKEHGVPILISEIHPGQPADRCGGLHVGDAVLAVNSINLRDAKHKEAVTILSQQSGQIEFEVVYVAPEVDSDDENVEYEDDNGHRYRLYLDELEENDNGGSASLQAALEKMSVNKSAENGDAGLCSETPSEETPSKPPDAQTSS from the exons ATGTCCGCCTCTGCCGGATGCTCCCCGGCGGGCCACAGCTCGGCCCTCAGCCCGGGCATGTCGGTGTTCCGCTGGCTGGAGGTGCTGGAGAAGGAGTTCGACAAGGCCTTCGTGGACGTGGACCTGCTGCTCGGGGAAATAGACCCGGACCAGGTGGACATTACGTACGAGGGCAGGCAGAAGATGACCAGCCTGAGCTCCTGCTTCGCTCAGCTGTGCCACAAAGCCCAGACTGTTTTCCAACTGAACCACAAACTGGAG GCCCAGCTCATAGACCTACGCTCTGAGCTGACTGAGGCTAAGGCAGAGCGGGTGGTGGTGGAGAGAGAAGTCCACGACCAGCTTCTGCAGCTTCACGCTCTCCAGCTGCAGCTCCATGCCAAGCAAGGTCAAGATCCAGAGTCTGACTCCATCAAACATCGACTG CCTGCCTGTACATTGGAACAGATG GAACAGGAGCTTGAGGCCAGCAAGAAGGAGAAATTGTCTGAAGCGAGACTGGAGGCTGACGTTAGACTGTACAAGAAAGAAAATGAGGCTCTTCGCCGTCACATGGCTGTACTTCAGGCTGAAGTGTACGGTGCTCGACTTGCTGCCAAGTACTTGGACAAGGAACTGGCTGGCAG GGTGCAACAGATCCAGTTACTGGGTCGTGATATGAAAGGGCCGGCACACGACAAGTTGTGGAACCAATTGGAGGCTGAGATCCACCTTCACCGCCACAAAACTGTCATCCGAGCATGCAGGGGGCGCAATGATCCAAATAAACCACTTCCCTCGCCTATCGGACAT GACCCAGACATGCTGAAGAAAAGTCAAGGAGTGGGTCCTATCAGGAAGGTGTCCCTAGTCAAAGAGGACCATGAGGGTCTGGGGATCTCCATCACG gggGGAAAGGAGCACGGTGTTCCTATTCTCATCTCAGAGATCCACCCAGGGCAGCCTGCTGACAGATGTGGTGGTTTGCATGTTGGAGACGCCGTCTTGGCGGTTAACAGCATTAACCTGAGAGACGCCAAACACAAGGAGGCTGTCACCATTCTCTCCCAGCAG TCGGGGCAAATAGAGTTCGAAGTGGTGTACGTAGCTCCAGAGGTAGACAGCGATGACGAGAACGTGGAGTATGAAGATGACAACGGCCATCGCTACAGACTCTACCTGGATGAGCTGGAGGAGAACGACAATGGTGGCTCAGCATCGTTACAAG CCGCTCTGGAGAAGATGTCAGTGAACAAGAGTGCAGAGAACGGCGATGCAGGACTCTGCAGTGAGACGCCGTCAGAGGAAACTCCCTCCAAGCCTCCCGACGCTCAGACCTCCTCGTAG
- the gopc gene encoding Golgi-associated PDZ and coiled-coil motif-containing protein isoform X2 yields the protein MSASAGCSPAGHSSALSPGMSVFRWLEVLEKEFDKAFVDVDLLLGEIDPDQVDITYEGRQKMTSLSSCFAQLCHKAQTVFQLNHKLEAQLIDLRSELTEAKAERVVVEREVHDQLLQLHALQLQLHAKQGQDPESDSIKHRLEQELEASKKEKLSEARLEADVRLYKKENEALRRHMAVLQAEVYGARLAAKYLDKELAGRVQQIQLLGRDMKGPAHDKLWNQLEAEIHLHRHKTVIRACRGRNDPNKPLPSPIGHDPDMLKKSQGVGPIRKVSLVKEDHEGLGISITGGKEHGVPILISEIHPGQPADRCGGLHVGDAVLAVNSINLRDAKHKEAVTILSQQSGQIEFEVVYVAPEVDSDDENVEYEDDNGHRYRLYLDELEENDNGGSASLQAALEKMSVNKSAENGDAGLCSETPSEETPSKPPDAQTSS from the exons ATGTCCGCCTCTGCCGGATGCTCCCCGGCGGGCCACAGCTCGGCCCTCAGCCCGGGCATGTCGGTGTTCCGCTGGCTGGAGGTGCTGGAGAAGGAGTTCGACAAGGCCTTCGTGGACGTGGACCTGCTGCTCGGGGAAATAGACCCGGACCAGGTGGACATTACGTACGAGGGCAGGCAGAAGATGACCAGCCTGAGCTCCTGCTTCGCTCAGCTGTGCCACAAAGCCCAGACTGTTTTCCAACTGAACCACAAACTGGAG GCCCAGCTCATAGACCTACGCTCTGAGCTGACTGAGGCTAAGGCAGAGCGGGTGGTGGTGGAGAGAGAAGTCCACGACCAGCTTCTGCAGCTTCACGCTCTCCAGCTGCAGCTCCATGCCAAGCAAGGTCAAGATCCAGAGTCTGACTCCATCAAACATCGACTG GAACAGGAGCTTGAGGCCAGCAAGAAGGAGAAATTGTCTGAAGCGAGACTGGAGGCTGACGTTAGACTGTACAAGAAAGAAAATGAGGCTCTTCGCCGTCACATGGCTGTACTTCAGGCTGAAGTGTACGGTGCTCGACTTGCTGCCAAGTACTTGGACAAGGAACTGGCTGGCAG GGTGCAACAGATCCAGTTACTGGGTCGTGATATGAAAGGGCCGGCACACGACAAGTTGTGGAACCAATTGGAGGCTGAGATCCACCTTCACCGCCACAAAACTGTCATCCGAGCATGCAGGGGGCGCAATGATCCAAATAAACCACTTCCCTCGCCTATCGGACAT GACCCAGACATGCTGAAGAAAAGTCAAGGAGTGGGTCCTATCAGGAAGGTGTCCCTAGTCAAAGAGGACCATGAGGGTCTGGGGATCTCCATCACG gggGGAAAGGAGCACGGTGTTCCTATTCTCATCTCAGAGATCCACCCAGGGCAGCCTGCTGACAGATGTGGTGGTTTGCATGTTGGAGACGCCGTCTTGGCGGTTAACAGCATTAACCTGAGAGACGCCAAACACAAGGAGGCTGTCACCATTCTCTCCCAGCAG TCGGGGCAAATAGAGTTCGAAGTGGTGTACGTAGCTCCAGAGGTAGACAGCGATGACGAGAACGTGGAGTATGAAGATGACAACGGCCATCGCTACAGACTCTACCTGGATGAGCTGGAGGAGAACGACAATGGTGGCTCAGCATCGTTACAAG CCGCTCTGGAGAAGATGTCAGTGAACAAGAGTGCAGAGAACGGCGATGCAGGACTCTGCAGTGAGACGCCGTCAGAGGAAACTCCCTCCAAGCCTCCCGACGCTCAGACCTCCTCGTAG